The Xiphophorus maculatus strain JP 163 A chromosome 21, X_maculatus-5.0-male, whole genome shotgun sequence genome window below encodes:
- the LOC102236628 gene encoding protein POLR1D: MAEDNDLEKRAVEELLRETDRARLRAETMGPAGWLKCPLQGTNKRFLLNTLRSTDLQRRSDVSRTSRSSNTRGRMRSESPDRRRDRSRSPPADHRSNGGRTERKRSPSPPRRDGRTSQDKRLDRDKDQQRRHRDKRHDDGRNRDRSRRIQTS; the protein is encoded by the exons ATGGCAGAAGATAACGATCTGGAAAA GCGCGCTGTAGAGGAGCTCCTCAGGGAGACTGACAGAGCCCGGCTGAGAGCAGAGACCATGGGCCCCGCAGGATG GTTGAAATGCCCCCTGCAGGGCACCAACAAGCGTTTTCTCCTCAACACGCTTCGCTCCACAGACCTGCAGCGCCGCTCCGACGTGTCCAGAACTAGTCGCTCCAGCAACACGAGAGGACGCATGAGGAGCGAGTCCCCGGACAGACGGCGTGACCGCAGCAGATCGCCGCCCGCAGATCACAGGAGTAACGGAGGGCGCACAGAACGCAAAcgctctccttctcctcctcgaAGGGACGGCCGCACAAGTCAAGATAAGAGGCTGGACAGAGATAAGGACCAGCAGCGCAGGCACAGAGACAAAAGGCATGACGATGGACGAAACAGAGACAGAAGCAGACGGATACAGACTTCATAA